Part of the Ursus arctos isolate Adak ecotype North America unplaced genomic scaffold, UrsArc2.0 scaffold_4, whole genome shotgun sequence genome, CTGCACTTGTTTGAAACTGTCCTGACACCTGGGTATCAGTTGTCCCTATGCGAGACAATGGTGTGGTGGGGACCTATGGGACACAACCAGGGAAGGGATTAACTGCCCCAGGCCCCCACTGCCTGTGCTCCTCTTTTCCCTCACACCACACCCTCCGTCTGGAGCTGTTTAATCCACCGGAgtaatatttctccatttctttactATTCATGAAGCGTTCAGGACCTGATTTCAAAGCCAGATTTCTTCCTACCTGTCAAGAGAGTAAGTTGCATTGCCTTTGATACTCGGTGAAGTCttcaaagaagtattttttttttccagctgaacAGAAGGCTGGAAACTTGGCGAGAACAGCCAGGATGGTTTTTATTCACAATCAGCTAATGCTGGAACAGCCAAGTGGCCTGACTCTTTAGCCTTATGGTAATTTGTGACGTGCTTTTTGTATTTCTGCCACGCTACCCTGTTTCCCACGCAGTAACTGAATCTGCTCTATCCAAAAAGATGCTTTGAGTCTGCGGAGGAAGGGCCCTAATAGAGAGCAGATGCAAAGGCAGTAAATCCTGGCCTCCTCCCGGTGCCCTACACCTGGAACATCTTTCCCAGAACAGGCCTGAGAACAAGCAGCCTGTCCTGGGCTCCTCCACAGGCCTAGAGAGCTTCCCGTATCTGAGTCTCCAGTACCagcactgcctggcacataaacACAAGTAGCCCTCCTGCTTCCATCTGTGCACAGCCCCTGACTCCAGCTCCTCCGTTGCAGGTCCCTTCATGCAGCCCCTTCCACAGCCCCTCTGTCTCCTCTTACTTGCAGTCCATCTTCTTACTCTCACCCCCCTTGACCCTCTGGCCAGAGGTCCCCCAGAGGCTGTTTGAGCAGCATGCATCACTGACTCACCAGGCTGTGGGAAGGCCAGCAGGCAGAACCTTCCCAGAGGTTGAAGACCTATACACTCCCTCGTACACTCTGCAGCAGAGGGAACTCACCTACAAGAGGGTGACTCCATTTCCTCTTATGGCCTGCACCTTATAAAACACACCAATGGATGTTTTGCTTCCCTGAATGTACCAAAAGTAATAATTAATAAGCTCATTTAAATGTAGCTGCCACGGTAGGTCGGATTTTGGTTTACAATGGCAACGCCTCACACCACGCCTGTAATTAGTATGCAGCCACGGTGAAGACAGGGTcccatttccttttctggaaCAAGGGAAATTTACTGTTTAGGCTGACATTTCTAAATTCGTCACCAGTCAGCTTCAGATGTTTGGTTTGCTGGGAGAAAAGTATTCTTCCCAACTCAATGTTTACCCTATTTTTCTACACTCAGAGGGATTTGGGGCACAAAAAGTCAGCACTCGGAGTTTACTTGCTGGGTAGTTGTCGTCAGCTGGTGGTTTCCTCCTAACTCTGTGGGGCCGCGGAGACCTCGTGAAGCCTATGAGAACGTGCAGGGGGTCTTcgggaggaggggctggtgagGAAGAAGAGGGTTGGGGTCCCTCCTGTGCAGCCAGCTCAGTCACGCCCATGAGATCCTCAGGAAGATATCAGGCACCACCCAGATATCATAAAGAGCCCGAATGAATGTCGTCGTGTTACTCATCCACTCTGCTCCTGGTGAGTCCTTGAGTCATCTACACTTCCCCGGCAACGCCCCGGCCTCACCACTCTGCAGGTGAGCAAAGGGACATGGGGAGGCGGGAGCTCAGAGGCAAGTCCCTTCCGCTTATTCACCAGTTACTCACTGGTCCTGGACTCTCTCTTGATGATAAAAGAAGAGGACTAAGCCAGGATGAGCCTGGAGTGCCAATATTCGGAAAATCACCCTGCTGCTTATAAAGAGCGAACAGGAGATCTGCTCGGAGTCGCTGCCTGAGGACTATTGCTGGACTAGTTTACTTAAAGGGTCACTTCTGGGCAACACCCCCATATCAACttgaggaaaaaaaccacagGTTCAGTCCACAGGTGACTTATTTCAGGTAGCctaaagaaggaaaacattcttttatttctcgGGCGCAATAAGTGGATGTCCAGATGGTCATCCTCAGCTTCTAGAGAAGATGACCACAAAGAGGCAGCATTTTGGTATTTGGACAAGCACTTCCTAGAAGGCAATTTGTGTTATTAACCCCGAACCCTGGACCCTGTATCATCTGCCCCAAGACCATCTCTTCTCCTTTGGGCTCCACTACTTTTGAATATCAGAACTCTCAGAAGGTGGACGTAAGTTCCGAGCTAGACAGTCACCAGCTGTACCACCAGTGGATGCTCAGGGcacacccaccaccaccccttcCTCCTACTTCGTGCCCCCTAATCTTGCAGTTAGGACAGGCACCCCCCTGCAGCCCTCACCTGCCAGCCTCCCGGGTACAGCGTTGGTCAGCTCAGAGCCGTGCAGCAGGTAGGCTGCTCCACAGCAGAACTGTCCCGGAGCTCAGTCATctcctgggctccatgctggagcGACTCAATCAAGTGATCAGAGTTTCAGTCCCAACTATGCCAATAACAAGAATAACAAAAGTTTCTCCACTTCTTTAGGAGCTACCGACAGCTAATGTCTCCACATGGTAGCTTTGGCGCCCGCCCCCGAGGTCCAGCCAGGGGAGGTGATGACGCCAACCTGAGAATCTTGTTGCACCCTTCCCAAACCCCAGCTCGGGTCTTGTCTCTTTGGTGCAGGAATCTCCactcttctctctgttcttcccaaATGTTCTAGTCTGTTTAGCAAGAGGCAAAATACGTATTTCCTCACTCATTCATCCCCTGGAGATGTGCCTGAAACTCATCTGTGATTTGCGAAAGTGTGACAAACCCTGAGTTGGGCCATCTCAAACATCCAGGGTGGTGTCCCGCAGAGCGGCGTGACCCTCTGAGCTctgaggaaaggggagagggggctGTACAGCCAGCAAACAGCTAATGCTGTTGACCTCCCTTCTCACGGACAAAGCCACACGCTCTGGGGATGGAAGGGGGGATTAAGATCACCCAACAATAAATCATGGCTAACCTTTATTGAGCACCATGTGTCAGTATTGTGCTAAGCACCTCACTCACATCCTCAGAGCCTGCGATCACCAGCCAATATGCGGAGGAACAGGAATTTAGAGCAAGGTTCCGATGCCACGCTTTCTCCACCATGGGAAACAATGTAAAAACCCTCAGAGGCATCCTTTATTGATGGTTTcgcttttattttacagaaaaatgctATGATTGAAAGCCTGCAGGAACAAGTAAACAACGCCAAAGAGAAGCTAGTGAGGCTGATGTCAGCCGAGTGCACCTTCGATCCCCCAGAGTGGGCtgtccctcctgcctcttcccacaGCAAGAACATCCTGGTTGCAGCCTCTGCCCACAGCCTGGTAGCTCAAGGGCCTTCGGAATGCCTCTCTGACTCTCAGAATGGTACCAGTGTGGTTGCCCCGGTTGGCTCCCAGAGCACCTCAGTGCCCTCCTCAAGTGTACAAAGCCTGGTGTGGGCTGTGAAGGACACCAGCTCCTccccagggcagaaggagaaaatttCTAGCTTGAAAGATGTTTCTGAGCATTTAAATTTGGGCTGCAGCCAGAAGCCATGGCCTGATCAAAGCCGAGGTGCAGAAAGGCGAGACCAAGTACCCATGAACCCCCACCAGAGTCTCATACCAGGGGGAGAAGGCCCCATTCCCCAGAGACAGGAGCAGCTGGAGAACTCAGAGGAGCCCCAAAAGCGGCTGTCAAGGGTCAATTCAATGATCAGGGAGAAGCTTCAGGAAGTCCTACAAGATCTGGGCCTGGGCACTgaggctcccctcccctcttccctgtccTATCCCCAGCAGCCCTGGAAGAGCAATTCTACCCACAGCCCCCAGAAGATTCCCCTCTCCAAGGAGCTGGGCTTCAGCCCCTATATGGTGAGGAGAAGGCGGGCAGCACTGCGGGCTCGCTCACATTTCCCAGGCTCTATACCTTCATATGTGGGGCATCGTGCAAATAAGACTGTttctggggcacacagtgggcgGCTAAATGTGCACAATAGGGACAGTGCCTGCCTGGATCCCCAAACTGCTGATTCCAGAGTCCCAAAACCCTCTTCCAGGAAGACTTCACTACCCCCAGATCCTCAAGTCAAGCTGGGCACCATGGAGGTCAGCAAACAAAGCCAGACAGAGCCCCAGGGGGCCATAGGGAGCCATGCAGCATTTTCCCACCAGCCTTCTGGCTCTGACCGGGCACCGTGTCCCACTGCCCCACACCTATCCAGAGCCTCACCAGACGTTCCTgagcagcagctgctgctgcccctgggaTTCCCACACTGTCCCTCCATGTCCTCTCCATGCAACTACCTTGACACTGAGTCCAGCAGCTCAGACGAGTTCTTCTGCCACTGCCACCGGCCCTACTGTGAAATCTGCTTCCAGAGCTCCTCTGATTCCAGTGACAGTGGCTCATCAGACAGCGACCCTGACCCTGCTGGCGGGCTGGCTTCCTGGGAGAAGCTGTGGGCCCACTCAAAGCCTATTGTGAACTTCAAAGATGACTTGAAACCCACACTGGTGTGAAAAGCAGCAGAGTGGGTCTGGATATAGAGGTTGGTTCAGGACAAGCCATACCAAGGCCTCTAGGTGGAAGGCCAGTTCTGGCCTTCAGGAAACAGATCGGTGCCCTGAACTAATCAAGCCTTTACCATGTTTCAGCTATGCTCACTTGAGCACTGTGCTACCTTGAGCTCTTCTCAATCTATCAAAAGAGGGGTATTGCCTGTCTTGTTACTACCTCACAGCATTCCTAAAAAAGACTCTGGTTGAGTGaccataaaaaataacttttagatAAAAGGTGCTAAATGAGCACAGAGGGTCTTCCGTCCTGGTCAGTCTGTATTCTACAAAACTCTTAATATATACCAGGTGGATAACTTTGCAGACATACAGAtggagagatagaaagagagttTCTGCAGAACCAGAGTTGTAGACTGTGACCCATCAAACTGGCCTTCTGGTGGACAGACCTGCTAGGAAGATAGTCTCTTACATTCTTGTGCGCCCCACTCTTGGTAGGGGGTGGTTGTATTTCTGCTGAAGTTTGTGAACACCACCCCCCCTCATTTCCAGCTTCTGACCAGACTCAGCTCAGAATCACCTGTACACCACTGTTTGGTGCACATGTCTTTCTGCCATTATGGCATCTCACCAGCATCCCTGAGACTGTCAGGTCTCCATGTACCCATAGTCTCCCCAGGTCTCATTCTTGAGCTCAGATGACACCGGAGGCCCAGACTGTGGCCCATCTCTTTGACTCTTCCAGTGGTACAGTTTTGTactgggagggggcagagggtgggaaaAGCACACACTGGCAATTTCTGATGGGGTAGGAGAGGCCCTGTTTGTCAAGAGGTGATTTTGGTGCCATTGGGATAACATACAACTACATAAACCTGGAAATAGAAAATGGGgaaatataaaggaagaaatgggggagaaggcaggaaaagaaaataggtttTGAATATTTCGCTTGAGTCTAGCATGGTACTTGGCAATATAAAATTTCAGTAATTCCTTATGATAACCCTGTGAAGTAGGCACtcttgttcccatttcacagatggggaacaTGGGGAATTTGAGGCTTAGAGAACTGAGGTAACTTCCCCAGATATCACACTGCTAGAGAGTGGCCCACATAGGACTTGCCCACAGTTCACGGGACTCCCAAGGCGGTAGATTTCCCTGAGGGCACATCTCTTCATTCATTCTCCTGGGAGTGgccagcagggctgggcaggcCAGACAGTAGACCAAGGTAGTGCTCACCCTGCGGGTAACAGAACTGGGTTCCTGGCCTCAGGcagcagccccccaccaccccattGCCTCAGGCGCCCATTCACACCTCTCAAGGGAGCCGGGGAGTTGGTGAAGAGCCAGGGCCTGAACGTAACCACCCCTGGTACCACAGGGAAAGCGCAACGGGGTCCATTTTGCTTTAAGCGATTGTTGTTTACAGGCCGtcccccacctcacctcccacTCCCTGTGTGTTCGTCTTTGTGTATCCATGTTTGTGTGCAGGAGTTTGGGCCTCATTAGATATGCTTGCAGGGGGTCGATGGGCTCCCAATGTCTCGCAGAAGATTGGTCCTGAACTCTCAGGGCTGCCGACACTTCGTGAATCTCCAGACACTGGACTGGGAAGCCCTCCTGGAGCACGGATTCCTCTACCGTTtacttttaaatgcaaatgtcaTAATTTATTCTGTCTGTGGGTTTGTAGTTTCCACTTGTGCTGTTTGTATGCTGTCCAGGTGACACCTTAATAAACCAGAAAGGGCTCCCAAAGCAAGTCTCTTTAGAAATTGTGGTCTCGTGCGGCGGAGGAGAGGAACACACCCAGGGAGTGGACACAAAGCAGCTGTCAACGTTGCCACTGGCTCACCCTGGCTTCCAAGTATATCTTCTACCAAACTTGCCTTTGTAACAGATTCTTCCGTGACCTCCCTGTGCAGCTTCCTATCCCAGAAACACCCGCCCCAGTGGATCGAGAAAACTCAGGAGACCCTCCACTCTTCCCACCCATGGCAGGGGGTCCTGTAGCTGGCCTTACCTCCTTCAGCTTCAAGCAGCCTCCCATTCATTAATGTGGACTATGCAGGCTCTAAACCTGGCACTTctagcttcttcctctctctgcagctATACCTCAGCCCCACCATCTCGACACTTTCACATCTCCATCCCTCTTCTCTCTAGAATCTCTTTCTCAACTTTGTGCACCTTGTGaattactcatccttcaagactcaggTAGAGTCTGAACACCCCCAAATAAAATGGACTGATCCCCTAGCTAAATATAGAAGGATATTTTGGGGTCCATGTTTTGAACTCAGTTATATAGAGGCTTCTATTATCCATTTTACCTAGAATGACTTTGTAACCTTTGATAGACTTGATTGAAGAGATGAAGAATCGACCCTGAATTTTCCTCGTTTATCATTTGGTTTAAAAACTATGTgccatctggggcgcctgggtggcgcagccattaagcgtctgccttcggctcagggcgtgatcccggcgttatgggatcgagccccacatcaggctcctccgctaggagcctgcttcttcctctcccactccccctacttctgttccctctcttgctggctgtctctgtcaaataaataaaatctttaaaaaaaaaacaaaaaaaaaaaaaactatgtgccatggggtgtctgggtgattcagttggttaagcatccgactctggtttcagctcaggtcatggtctcatgggtcgtaagatcaagccccaagttgggctcacGCTCAGCAGGGCCtctgcttgaaggttctctccctttccctctgctcctcccgccaTCACGTTcactcaagttctctctctctctctctctctctctcaaataaataaatcttaaaaaaaaaaaaaaacacacctatGTGACAAATATCATGACTGCCTGCCTCAAATACTGTCTCCAAATCTATTGTTCACTCAGTGtacccacccccactcctcacCAGCTCCTTTCCTAGATCTGTTACCTCAAACCAGCTAATCCAGTGATGAAATTCTTAAAGGGATGAGTGTATCATGACTTTTGGATGCTCTTGACCATTATGCTCTAGGAGAAAGGACAGTAACTTATTCAAAGGAATCCTGAAAAAGGAAACATTGCATCTACTACTGTGCTCTGGGTTATGTCTGTCTCTCTTGGTTTTAAGGTCTGCCACGGAGCCAGGCCTGATTCTGACCCAAGCATATCTTGTCCTGCTGATTAAAATCTTTGGGTTGAAGGTGTCCATCCTGATCCCAAAGTCCATTCCTTTCTCCTGGCCTGCGGCAAAACTCTCTTTCCTGAAAGGATTAACTTGGCCTTCCTGGAGCTCATAGCAGAGAAAAAAGCAGCAGAATGTAGGAGGCTTGTTTTAAAGAGCCATATCACTTCTAAAATGGTAAAGAGAAAAGTCAATGCAAGTTCCACAAAATCTCTTctgtatctgtatttatttttattatatttagacGTGTCTCCTGCGCAGATGTGTCTCCTCCTCCTGAAAGCACTGAGTTTGTCTTCTCCATCTTTGTGTTCTCCAGAGAGCTCTGCACAAAGTATAAgcacaataaatgtttgatggTTGGATTTCTGGACAGGTAAGTGGATGAAACAAAGGAAGGCAGGGAACAAGTTCTGGGGCTAGCAAAGCCTCAGAAAGGGAGGCAGAGCCATCTGGTTTCACTGCTTTCCAATGaattaaaagcaagaaacaatATCACTAGAAGACCCAGAAATAACTGGATTCTGAAAATTACAGTACTTTAAGTCTCTTAGGGAGAAGGAGGATGAAATGATAGAGTTAatggaagagaagcaggaaagtGTGATTAAGGTCTTCTCTTAAAGATGCTTTCTTCACAGGCTTGTTACTGAGGAACAAGCAGCATTAGTAGGAGGACagtctgttcatttttctcaccATCAGCTTCCTTAGTCCCCTTTCTCAGAGCCCCAAATGAAGCACTTTCTCTGTATCCTCTGGCTGCTACACTTTTCCCAGTAACAGCAGCTGGGCTTTGTCAAGGGAGGTCTAGTGCAGAGATGGCATTTGGGGCCTGAAAACAAGGAGAGACGTTACTCTTTGTACTCAGACTTGGCTCTTCCTCACCTCTGGTACCCACTCTGATCTCTTTCTCCCTGAAATGTTCCTCATCTTAGCAATCCCAGCCACACTGCATTTGAATAAGGGAGCAACCTGGGATGTTCAACTCACTATTGAGGTCACAAAGAGGCAGGAAATGCCAGTGTAACAAGACAAAATAACCAGTTATGAACTTGACAAGATCTGGGTCGGTGATTCCCAACCCTTTTCATTCTTTGACTTACTTTGGATGTCTAAATATACTAAAAAGACAGGTAGGCTCAGAGAATAAGTGCTTGGGAGAGGCCCTGGAAAGGTCTGCAGATaatgaagagaaaagcaaaaagaggaaaaaagaagggaaggaggacaaGATCAAAGAACAGAGAGTGGGAGATGTggtgaaggagggaggaagacagagaacaaaagGCATCCTGCTTGGCTTTGTCAGCGGACAGACTGTGGCAGTTACTTCTCTTGTAAATGAATGTGTTGGCTCCAGTTCTGAATTAGAGAAAGTGAGGCTCACTTCTGTGAAGAAAGGCAGGGATACCCTTGTAGAGCCCTTTCTTCAGTATGTATGTGACCATCGTTTCATTTCTTGACTTTCCCCACGAGGCCGTGAGTCTACAACTTGTTTATAATTACCTtggtgtccccagcacctagcactgTGCCCAGTACATGGCTGATGCACGACAGATGTTTGTCAAAAGAAATAGatcaagaaaagaagagcagCCTAGCCAGAACTGTCTCAAGGAGGACCCCAGTGATGCCACTCCCAAGAGCTGAGGTCACCTGGGAAGCAAGGCTCAGGTATCTCATCATGGATGACAGTGTTGTTGATTCACCTGAGTTTAAATCCCTTGTTACAACACCTGAAAGCTTTGTCAAAAGAAGGCATTTTAGATGAGCTCTCTTCCCCACTAGTTTTTGTACAATAGTTTTCCCCATGGCAATGCCAGAGCTCAAAGtcacctgtgtgtctgtgtgactTTCAGCAAGTTGCATAACTTCTTTGTGGCTCAGTTCCCCCAACTGTAAACTGGGATAATAACACCTACCTCATACAGTTGTTATGAGGATTCAATGAATTAATGCTTGTAAAGTGGTTGAACTGTGCCTGGCGCAGAGTAAACATTATATAGAAGCATGTGTCTTGGAAAGTTGTTTGGGAAACACAGATTTACAATTAGAAATCCTGTTTTCTTGCTTTATACCCAAATCCCCCTTCTTTGTGTTCAATTTGTTCCAGAGGGAAGGGTCTTCTAAATAGATCTGGCAAAGCGAGGATTACCCTCTGGTTCAGCCCACTTCTTGGGCAACAGTAATTTCTCCTTGAACCCCTTCTAGGTCAGGCACACTTTGGGGAGCAGAGCCACCTGTAGGGCACAAATTTTAGGGCAGGCCTAGAAGAAAAGGTGTAGGTGGAAAGTCAGGAAATCtgattttgttttggggggagcCAAAAGACACAACTAATTTCCTTGATAGAAATATTATGGActttgtaatagaaaaaatacTTACTGTGTGTCACTTAATCCTTGTCTCACTTAAGACCTATAACCACCCCATGAAGTagttattgtttctgttttacagatgaggaaactgtaaCTGGAAGAGGTCAGGTAACTAGCCCAACGTCACACAAGTggttagaggcagagggagagcttgAACTGAAATCTGACTTGATTCCAAGGCCGTTTTTGGATTCCCTGACACTAGTTCCAGAGCATGTGCTACAGGCGTGCTACCAGAAGACAGAAGGCATTTCAACCCGGCagggcaggggcccaggctgAGGTTTTCTTAGGACACTAAGGTTTCCTTAGGAAAAGCAAGCTGATCTAGTTCTATAAGCCTATTGCAAAACCTCCATTGCTGAGTCATTGAACAGTGTTGTGGAGGCTGGAAGGGAGCTTTCTAAAGCTACCTGGTCACTCCCGCCCCCTAAGTTCAACGCCACATACACTTGATACTGAAAAGAAGTAATTCCCTTATTTAAAAAAGTTATGGCCAGTCCTTCAAGCTGGAAGTTTTTTCTCAAGCACCGTGTCCTTTAAGTGGCACAAAACGATGAAGTTGGACAAGGGTTCCAAAAGATCCCATGATGACTAGAAACACTGCAGACCATAGGTCTTCTGCTGAGGCTCGGGGACGGCCATAGAATCTCTTCAACTCAAGTCCATTTTGCTGAAAAGCTTTCATTGCTCCCACTTCTTCAAGATGAAATCTCATCTTGGTTTGGGGTTCAAGGCCCTCCATTATGGAGTTCTGCCCTCCCTCATTCTCCACTCGCCTAAAACTCTTCTCCTTGCTTCTGCCAAATGGGTTTCCGCCTGTTTCCAGAGCATGCCAACACTACTACAGGCTCTAACTTTTGTTCACACCAACCCATCTCTCCCTCATCCTGACTACCCTGGCCTGAAGTGACCTCACTTTCTTCTGGCCAGTTCCAACTGGCCTCAGAATTCTTTTGGTGATAAATTATATACTCCTGTGATGCCCCTGACAACAATTCTATTGTTCGGAGCTGTTATAGAAATCCTTTATTGTTAACTTTTCACATGTTCATTTCTTGCCCCTCCAACTAAATTATCAGAGACTGGAAGGCAAGAGCAACGTCTAATTTATCATTTCATGTCCACAATATCTTGCACAGTACCTGTTGCCTGGTAGATCCCAAacatttctagatttttaaagacTGACCAActctctttctgttcctccctTTCTGCTTGCTCAAGAGtatgcaaatgaaaagaaatatggcagtatttttctttcattctgaacCTGGAGTTTAGCATTTCAGAGGATCTCTGCTGTGTCATGAGTGAAAGTCCACTATATAGGCCAAG contains:
- the GPR156 gene encoding probable G-protein coupled receptor 156 — protein: MEPEINCSELCDSIPGQELDRSPLHDLCRTITSSHYSSKTISSLSPVLLGVVWTFLSCGLLLIVFFLGFTIRCRNNRIVKMSSPNLNIVTLLGSCLTYSSVYLFGIQDRDALVGGSMETLIQIRLSMLCIGTSLVFGPILGKSWRLYKVFTQRVPDKRVIIKDLQLLGLVAALVIADVILLVTWVLTDPIQCLQILGVSMTVSGRDVSCSLTSSHFCASRYSDVWIALVLVCKGLLLLYGAYLAGLTDHVSSPPVNQSLTIMVGVNLVVVAAGLLFVVTRYLHSWPNLVFGLTSGGIFVCTTTINCFIFVPQLKQWKAFEEENQTTRRMAKYFSTPSKSFHTPYGEEQNCHAGGERNSMDRLLTEKNAMIESLQEQVNNAKEKLVRLMSAECTFDPPEWAVPPASSHSKNILVAASAHSLVAQGPSECLSDSQNGTSVVAPVGSQSTSVPSSSVQSLVWAVKDTSSSPGQKEKISSLKDVSEHLNLGCSQKPWPDQSRGAERRDQVPMNPHQSLIPGGEGPIPQRQEQLENSEEPQKRLSRVNSMIREKLQEVLQDLGLGTEAPLPSSLSYPQQPWKSNSTHSPQKIPLSKELGFSPYMVRRRRAALRARSHFPGSIPSYVGHRANKTVSGAHSGRLNVHNRDSACLDPQTADSRVPKPSSRKTSLPPDPQVKLGTMEVSKQSQTEPQGAIGSHAAFSHQPSGSDRAPCPTAPHLSRASPDVPEQQLLLPLGFPHCPSMSSPCNYLDTESSSSDEFFCHCHRPYCEICFQSSSDSSDSGSSDSDPDPAGGLASWEKLWAHSKPIVNFKDDLKPTLV